The following proteins are co-located in the Merismopedia glauca CCAP 1448/3 genome:
- a CDS encoding DUF1778 domain-containing protein — MSLNQFLVQAALKEAHLNIKSDRTIELSQRDANLVFEAIDNPPEPNPLLKAAFQKHQQFFNYL, encoded by the coding sequence ATGTCATTAAACCAATTTTTAGTTCAAGCAGCCCTAAAAGAAGCTCATTTAAATATAAAGAGCGATCGCACCATTGAGCTTTCACAGCGAGATGCCAATCTAGTTTTTGAGGCGATCGATAATCCTCCAGAGCCAAATCCACTCTTAAAAGCAGCTTTTCAAAAACATCAGCAGTTTTTCAATTATCTGTAA
- a CDS encoding ABC transporter ATP-binding protein, protein MQSFNRPQTLASPVITREPFLAIRDVSKVYPTPEGSYTVLEDVNLSVNEGEFVCLIGHSGCGKSTLLNMVAGFTTPTSGEVKLQDRQISQPGPDRMMVFQNYSLLPWLSAYENVYLAVDAVYPHKSSGDKKNLVREYLHMVGLSEAADKRPSQLSGGMKQRVAIARALATHPQVLILDEPFGALDAITKEELQEELLKIWREHQVTVLMITHDIDEALFLADRLVMMTNGPHANIGEVLDIPFSRPRDRAKIMEDTRYYELRNYALDFLFGKFAHVE, encoded by the coding sequence ATGCAATCTTTTAATCGCCCCCAAACCCTCGCTTCTCCAGTTATTACCCGCGAACCTTTTCTCGCCATTCGGGATGTATCGAAAGTCTATCCTACTCCTGAAGGTTCCTACACAGTTTTAGAAGACGTGAACCTGAGTGTTAATGAAGGGGAATTCGTTTGTTTGATCGGTCACTCTGGTTGTGGTAAATCTACTTTACTCAACATGGTTGCTGGATTTACTACCCCTACTAGTGGAGAAGTTAAACTCCAAGATCGGCAAATCTCCCAACCAGGTCCCGATCGCATGATGGTGTTTCAAAACTATTCTCTATTACCTTGGCTGAGTGCGTATGAGAACGTTTATCTCGCTGTAGATGCAGTTTATCCCCATAAATCTTCAGGTGATAAGAAAAACCTAGTGCGAGAATATCTGCACATGGTAGGTTTATCAGAAGCCGCAGACAAAAGACCTTCGCAACTCTCTGGAGGGATGAAGCAACGGGTGGCGATCGCTCGTGCTTTGGCGACTCATCCTCAAGTTTTAATTCTAGACGAACCTTTCGGCGCTTTGGATGCAATTACCAAAGAGGAATTACAAGAAGAATTGCTGAAAATATGGCGAGAACATCAAGTAACCGTGTTGATGATTACTCACGATATCGATGAAGCCTTATTCCTCGCCGATCGCCTGGTGATGATGACGAATGGTCCTCACGCCAATATTGGAGAAGTACTAGATATTCCCTTCAGTAGACCTCGTGATCGCGCCAAAATTATGGAAGATACTAGATACTACGAACTGAGAAACTATGCTCTAGACTTCCTTTTCGGTAAGTTTGCTCATGTAGAATAA